Within the Devosia lucknowensis genome, the region CCTTGGCCGGGAAAATGTGATCCGCCAGCATGTCGTTGAGTGCGTCGAGCACTTCCGACACGCGCAGGTCCTTGATCTCCTCGGTCGCGGCCGTGAAATCCTTCCAGAAATCGCGCAGCAGCACCTTGTAGTCGAGTTCGCCCGCCGAAACCTGGTCCAGCTGCTCCTCAAGATGCGCAGTGAACCCATATTCCACATAACGCGAGAAGAAGCTTTCAAGGAAAGAGGTGACGATGCGCCCGCGGTCTTCGGGATGCAGCGCCTTGCCCTCGAGCTTGACGTAGTTTCGGTCCTTCAGCGTGGTCAGCGTAGCCGCATACGTGGACGGCCGGCCGATGCCCAGCTCCTCCATCTTCTTGATCAGGCTTGCTTCCGAATAGCGCGCCGGCGGCTGGGTGAAATGTTGTTCGATCTCGACCTTCTTGAGGTCCGGCTTATCGCCGACCTTGAGCGGAGGCAGCTCGCGGCCGTCCTCGTCATCCTCTTCGCCATCGGTTTTGGCCTCGACGCCGTAAAGCGTGAGGAAACCTGGAAAGGTCACGACCGAGCCGGTTGCGCGCAAGGTGACGGCCCGCGCGGGCACATTCACCGCAATATCAACCGTCGTCCGGTCGATTTCTGCCGATGCCATCTGGCTGGCCAGCGTCCGCTTCCAGATCAGCCCATAAAGCTTGGCTTGGTCTGCGTCGAGGTTGAGGCTCTCGGGCCGCTTGAACATGTCGGTAGGACGAATGGCTTCGTGCGCTTCCTGCGCATTCTTGGCCTTTGTCTGATAGACGCGTGCCTTTTCAGGCAGGTATTCCTCGCCGAAATACTTGCCGATCACCGAGCGCGCCATGGCGATGCCCTCCGGCGCCATCTGCACGGCGTCGGTACGCATATAGGTGATCAGCCCGTCCTCGTAGAGGCGCTGGGCGATCTGCATGGTACGGTTTGGCGAAAGCCCCAGGCGCGACGAGGCGTCCTGCTGCAGGCTCGATGTCGTGAACGGCGCATAGGGATTGCGCTTGGTGGGCTTCTTTTCGACGTTCGAAACATTGAACTGGCCGCTCTCGATAAGCGCCTTGAGTTCCGCGGCGTTTTCACCGGTCTTGATGTCGAGCTTGTCGGTCTTCTTGCCGTCGACGGCAAAGAGGCGTGCCAGAAAGCTCTTGCCTCCCTGTGCCAGCTGCGCTTCGACAGACCAGTATTCTTCAGGCTTGAACCGCTCGATCTCTGCTTCGCGCTCGGAAACGAGCCGCAGCGCCACCGATTGCACGCGACCAGCCGAGCGCGAGCCCGGCAGCTTGCGCCAGAGGATGGGAGAGAGAGTGAAACCCACCAGGTAGTCGAGGGCACGGCGCGCAAGGTAAGCATCCACCAGCGGCATGTCGATGTCGCGCGGCTTTGCCATAGCGGCGGTCACCGCGTCCTTGGTGATGGCGTTGAATACGACGCGCTGCACCGGCACGTCCTTCTTCAGCGCCTTCTTGGCCCGCAGCACGTCGAGAATGTGCCACGAGATGGCTTCGCCCTCGCGATCAGGGTCGGTTGCCAGGATCAGCCCATCGGCTCCCTTGAGCGCCGACGCGATGTCCGCAACACGCTTCTTGGCCTGCGTGTCGACTTCCCACGACATGGCGAAATCTTCGTCCGGACGCACCGAACCATCCTTGGCCGGCAGGTCGCGGATATGGCCGAAGCTGGCCAGGACCTCGTAGTCCTTGCCCAGATATTTGTTGATTGTCTTGGCTTTAGCCGGACTTTCAACGACGACGACCTTCATGCCCGGTTCCGTTCCGCAACAGTATTCAAAGAGCGCGCAACATGGTGAAGCCGCCAGCCGGTGTCAACGGGGCCATCTGCACACCCGATCGGTAGGCTGCGGCAAAAGCCCGTGATATAGACCCGCCATGATCAGCATCGACCGCCCTGCCCTCCGCGTTTCAAGTCATCGCCGCCGCGCCGCCGCCTTGGCCGCCTTCTTGCGCCGCCACTGCGCCGCGCGCAGCCCCGACCAGGACAAGGATGGTGTTCTCGACAGTGCCGGCATCGAGCGGCTGCTGCACGAACAGGACCACCAGAGTTGACACCACTTTCCCTGCTTCCCGATTTCGACCTGGCCGACCGCAATACCCTCGCGCTCATCGCCAGCTCGCGTTTCGGTGTCACCATTACTGAGCCGGGCATGTTGCCCGCACTCTTTGACACAGCGCGGACCCGGACGCTGCCTGTCCGCATCCTGGGCGGTGGCAGCAATGTCGTTCTGGCGCCCGCTTATGATGGCATCACCGCGCTTGTCGCGATCAAGGGCAAGCGCATCGTCGCCGCCGACGATGGAGCCACTGTGGTCGAAGCGGCGGCCGGCGAAAGCTGGCATGACCTTGTGCTCTGGACGGTCGAGCAAGGCCTTGGCGGGCTCGAGAACCTGGCGCTGATCCCGGGCACCGTCGGTGCTGCACCGGTGCAGAATATCGGCGCTTACGGCGCCGAATTGGCCGACATGTTCGAAAGCCTGCTTGCTTACGATCGCAATACCGGGGCTGAGCGGATATTCACGCGTGACGACTGCGCCTTTGCCTATCGCGACAGCATCTTCAAGCACGAGCCCGACCGCTATGTCGTTCTGTCCGTCCAACTGCGCCTTCCAGGAGCCTGGACGCCAAACTTGAACTTTGCCGGCCTGTCCGATCTCGCTGCCCCGGACCTTACCCCCCGCCGGGTGATGGACCGCGTCATCGAGCTGCGCACCAGCAAGCTTCCTGATTGGCGCGTCACCCCCAATGCCGGGTCCTTTTTCCAGAACCCGATTGTTTCGACCGACGCCGCCCAGACCGTGCTCGCAGAATTTCCTGCCGCGCCGAACTTTCCGCAGGCCGATGGCCGCACTAAACTGTCGGCCGGCTGGCTCATCGAGAAAGCCGGCCTCAAGGGATTTTCCATGGGCCCGGTCGGCATGTCCGAGCGCCACGCACTGGTCGTGGTCAATCACGGCGGCGCCACGCAGGCGGACGTCTCGGCGCTCTCGGCGCATGTCAAGGAGACCGTGAAAGCCCGCTTCGGCATCCAGCTTCACGAAGAACCCATCTTCTGCTGACCGTCAGCTATACCGCATCGCCACCAGCTGCCCGCTTGACCATTCAACCAATCCGCCCAGGTCGAGCTCGAGCAGCAGGACCTGCATCGCATGCGGGGTTATCCCGGTCTGGGCGATCAACGCGTCCACTTCCACCGGCGTCGCGCTCAGTGCCGCCAGCAACCGTCCGCGATCGTCCGCCGCTGGTTCCGCGTCGCCGGCAATCTCGCCCGGTGGCTGCCATTCCGGGTCGAACAAGGCGCTCCGCGCCGGATCGGCACTGCCCAGAACCTCGACGATATCGTCCGCATTGGTGACCAGTCGAGCGCCCTGCTGGATAAGATGATTGCCCCCTTCCGCGCGCGGATCGAGCGGCGAACCGGGCACTGCGAAAACATCCCGGTTCTGCTCGAGGGCCAGCCGCGCCGTGATCAGCGAGCCGCTGCGTTTTGCGGCTTCGACGACGACGATACCAAGCGACAGTCCCGAAACCAGCCGGTTACGCCTCGGAAAGTCCCTCGCCCGCGGCTCCCAGCCCAGCGGCATTTCCGTCAGCAGCGCTCCACCATTGTCGAGGATGTCATGTGCCAGCGGAATATTCTCGTCCGGATAGATCTTGTCGAACCCGCCGGCCAGCACCGCGACCGTGCCCGTTGGTAGGCTGGCCCGATGCGCGGCAGCGTCGATGCCCCGCGCCAGGCCCGATACGACGGTGTAGCCCCGCGCGCCCAGATCCTCGGCCAGCATACGGGTCATCTTGATGCCGGCGGTCGACGCATTGCGCGCCCCCACGATACCGACCGTCCGTTTCCAGTCGAGGCGATCCCCACCCGCCATGGTGATCAATGGTGGCGCCCCGGAAATATGCAGCAGATGCTCGGGATAATCAGGTTCGCCCTGCGCCACGAGCCGTGCGCCGTAACGCGTCAAACCGGCGACTTCATCCTCGGCCCGCGCAAGGCTGAGCGGCATGACCGCACGGCCGGCCTTGCGGCTGAGATCGGGGAGAGCCTCGAGCGCTGCCTCGGCGGAGCCGAAGCGATTGAGCAATTGCCGAAACGTCACCGGACCGATCGTGTCGGTGC harbors:
- the murB gene encoding UDP-N-acetylmuramate dehydrogenase produces the protein MTPLSLLPDFDLADRNTLALIASSRFGVTITEPGMLPALFDTARTRTLPVRILGGGSNVVLAPAYDGITALVAIKGKRIVAADDGATVVEAAAGESWHDLVLWTVEQGLGGLENLALIPGTVGAAPVQNIGAYGAELADMFESLLAYDRNTGAERIFTRDDCAFAYRDSIFKHEPDRYVVLSVQLRLPGAWTPNLNFAGLSDLAAPDLTPRRVMDRVIELRTSKLPDWRVTPNAGSFFQNPIVSTDAAQTVLAEFPAAPNFPQADGRTKLSAGWLIEKAGLKGFSMGPVGMSERHALVVVNHGGATQADVSALSAHVKETVKARFGIQLHEEPIFC
- the topA gene encoding type I DNA topoisomerase; amino-acid sequence: MKVVVVESPAKAKTINKYLGKDYEVLASFGHIRDLPAKDGSVRPDEDFAMSWEVDTQAKKRVADIASALKGADGLILATDPDREGEAISWHILDVLRAKKALKKDVPVQRVVFNAITKDAVTAAMAKPRDIDMPLVDAYLARRALDYLVGFTLSPILWRKLPGSRSAGRVQSVALRLVSEREAEIERFKPEEYWSVEAQLAQGGKSFLARLFAVDGKKTDKLDIKTGENAAELKALIESGQFNVSNVEKKPTKRNPYAPFTTSSLQQDASSRLGLSPNRTMQIAQRLYEDGLITYMRTDAVQMAPEGIAMARSVIGKYFGEEYLPEKARVYQTKAKNAQEAHEAIRPTDMFKRPESLNLDADQAKLYGLIWKRTLASQMASAEIDRTTVDIAVNVPARAVTLRATGSVVTFPGFLTLYGVEAKTDGEEDDEDGRELPPLKVGDKPDLKKVEIEQHFTQPPARYSEASLIKKMEELGIGRPSTYAATLTTLKDRNYVKLEGKALHPEDRGRIVTSFLESFFSRYVEYGFTAHLEEQLDQVSAGELDYKVLLRDFWKDFTAATEEIKDLRVSEVLDALNDMLADHIFPAKADGSDPRRCPTCGTGTLSLKLGKFGAFIGCSNYPECKHTMQLSDAASGQSSEAVTGDGVLGTDPESGEEVYLKSGRFGPYVQLGEGKEPKRSSLPKGWEAASLTLEKALQLLSLPREVGLHPETGLPISAGIGRYGPFILHDGKYANLPDVEEVFTVGINRAVDLIAQKAAGGGRGGRGAAVAAIQTFEHDGGPITVRAGRYGPYVNQGKVNATLPKDLKPEDVTLEQAIALIAARAEATGGKKPAKKAAAKKPAAKKATAKTATAKKPPAKKTAAKKTVDSEDVPF
- the dprA gene encoding DNA-processing protein DprA yields the protein MGRVTTTFTSAQKIAWLRLARTDTIGPVTFRQLLNRFGSAEAALEALPDLSRKAGRAVMPLSLARAEDEVAGLTRYGARLVAQGEPDYPEHLLHISGAPPLITMAGGDRLDWKRTVGIVGARNASTAGIKMTRMLAEDLGARGYTVVSGLARGIDAAAHRASLPTGTVAVLAGGFDKIYPDENIPLAHDILDNGGALLTEMPLGWEPRARDFPRRNRLVSGLSLGIVVVEAAKRSGSLITARLALEQNRDVFAVPGSPLDPRAEGGNHLIQQGARLVTNADDIVEVLGSADPARSALFDPEWQPPGEIAGDAEPAADDRGRLLAALSATPVEVDALIAQTGITPHAMQVLLLELDLGGLVEWSSGQLVAMRYS